One region of Spirochaetota bacterium genomic DNA includes:
- a CDS encoding glycosyltransferase family 4 protein, with protein MRVLIVPSGIPEDYSVQMANAISRKGVEVGIVLKESSYNEIEPFLSQNLSVFKIPREPFGLLRTIHRIIRFKPDIVHFNDGVDNVSILMLIIFLFSKVRIVTTFHDVIIHPGDENLKKIVVRYILRRKSRKIFVHGKVLKEEFVRKYKVSDDFVVSIVMGNHNSSLFEYYSKDSGNVVKDKNTLNILFFGWIAPRKGVDILLEAVLELVEEGYKNLKLIVAGKVGSGFGYNELVDRINKLSGDERLKDIVEMRLRYIPWNEGGQLYKWADVVVLPYTEISQSGVVGIAYHFSKPVIATNLGALPEIVEDKRTGLLIDGSSVHSIKEGIKSSIIFLLNNPQKIEEFGKNAKNFVETEMNWDRIVNTIINSYSELD; from the coding sequence ATGAGAGTTTTGATTGTGCCTTCGGGTATTCCTGAGGATTATTCAGTCCAGATGGCTAATGCTATATCAAGGAAAGGGGTGGAAGTTGGAATTGTATTGAAAGAGTCTTCGTATAATGAGATTGAACCATTCTTAAGTCAGAATCTATCTGTCTTTAAGATACCGAGAGAACCTTTTGGTTTGCTTAGAACTATACATAGAATTATCAGATTTAAACCAGATATCGTTCATTTCAACGACGGTGTTGACAATGTTTCTATACTAATGCTTATAATTTTCTTGTTTTCAAAAGTTAGGATAGTTACTACTTTTCACGATGTTATAATACATCCTGGTGATGAGAACCTTAAGAAAATAGTAGTCAGGTACATATTAAGAAGGAAGTCAAGAAAAATATTCGTTCACGGTAAGGTGTTAAAAGAGGAGTTCGTTAGAAAATATAAGGTTAGTGACGATTTTGTAGTTTCAATAGTAATGGGTAATCATAACTCGTCTTTGTTTGAATACTATTCAAAAGACAGTGGTAATGTTGTTAAAGATAAGAATACTTTAAACATTCTGTTTTTTGGATGGATTGCTCCTAGGAAGGGGGTGGATATATTACTTGAAGCAGTATTGGAACTTGTGGAAGAAGGTTACAAAAATCTCAAGTTGATAGTTGCTGGTAAGGTTGGTTCAGGATTTGGTTACAATGAGTTGGTTGATAGGATAAACAAACTTTCGGGTGATGAGCGCCTTAAGGATATCGTTGAGATGAGGTTAAGGTATATTCCCTGGAATGAGGGAGGACAACTCTACAAGTGGGCTGATGTAGTAGTTTTGCCTTATACTGAAATTTCTCAAAGTGGTGTTGTAGGTATTGCTTATCACTTTTCAAAACCTGTTATAGCAACAAATTTAGGTGCTCTTCCTGAAATAGTTGAAGATAAGCGCACGGGCTTGCTCATAGATGGAAGCAGTGTACATTCCATTAAAGAAGGAATTAAGTCGTCAATAATTTTCTTATTAAACAACCCGCAAAAGATTGAGGAGTTTGGCAAGAATGCTAAAAACTTTGTGGAAACTGAAATGAATTGGGATAGAATTGTGAATACTATTATAAATTCTTACAGTGAATTGGACTGA
- a CDS encoding oligosaccharide flippase family protein, whose product MSLIKKNYIYNLLMNFSSLLIPLVTFPYVTRVLGPESIGKVNFANSIVEFFTLFFHFGIYPYGVRELSKVRDNQVLFNKRFSELVIINTFLVFSLLILFVITVELFDKFKSERLLFYVVGLNIIIFTLGFDWLFISRENYSYVSIRMIITRLIGVVLLLLLVTKEQDYILYAFLGLFIGGLVSYLINPFFYRRYASLYLSDIDLLQHIKPLVLTLIVSFLTRAYLNLDVTTLGFLSNYESVGFYVVGLKIVLLFQSLVLSFSSVIAPRIAYYSESMNKEEIRNFVRKSIEFAWFLSAPILFGILILSREVVVVVSGMDFISSVPVLIIISGIFITTPILSVLSQYLYYTGGEKKYIKFVVTPTIIISLILYAILIPSYNYIGAAIARIISEIVHFWLYVISTKEVGLKNIFSVRSLKYLGIGLIMFVVLLLFGKLVIIDSALIKIITYTTIGGVIYFGVNLITRDYFAMEVIKFAHSLIFRRSL is encoded by the coding sequence ATGTCGTTGATAAAGAAGAACTACATATACAATCTTTTGATGAACTTTTCTAGTTTGCTTATCCCTCTAGTAACATTCCCTTATGTAACTAGGGTGCTTGGACCTGAAAGTATTGGTAAAGTGAATTTTGCTAACTCTATAGTGGAATTCTTCACATTGTTTTTCCACTTTGGTATCTATCCTTATGGTGTTAGAGAATTATCAAAAGTAAGAGATAATCAAGTGCTTTTCAACAAAAGATTTTCGGAACTGGTTATAATTAACACTTTCTTAGTATTTTCTTTACTAATCTTGTTTGTAATAACAGTGGAACTTTTTGACAAGTTTAAGTCTGAGAGATTACTTTTTTATGTCGTAGGATTGAACATAATTATATTCACATTAGGTTTTGATTGGCTCTTTATATCTCGTGAGAATTATTCTTATGTTTCCATCAGGATGATAATAACTAGATTGATAGGTGTAGTTCTTCTTCTACTTCTCGTTACAAAAGAGCAGGATTACATTCTATATGCGTTTCTGGGCCTCTTTATAGGTGGTCTGGTATCATACCTTATAAATCCTTTCTTCTATCGTAGATATGCGAGTCTATATCTATCAGATATAGATCTACTACAGCATATCAAGCCTCTAGTTCTAACTTTGATAGTGAGCTTTTTGACTAGAGCTTATCTGAATTTGGATGTGACTACTTTAGGTTTCTTGTCTAACTATGAAAGTGTTGGATTTTATGTTGTAGGATTGAAAATAGTATTGTTATTTCAGAGTCTTGTTTTGTCCTTTTCTAGTGTTATTGCTCCTAGAATAGCTTACTATTCTGAATCAATGAATAAAGAGGAGATTAGAAACTTTGTTAGAAAGTCAATAGAGTTTGCTTGGTTTCTATCGGCCCCGATACTCTTTGGCATACTTATTCTGTCACGAGAGGTTGTAGTCGTTGTATCTGGGATGGATTTTATATCTTCTGTTCCTGTATTGATTATCATTTCAGGTATTTTCATTACGACTCCTATCTTATCTGTATTAAGTCAGTATCTATATTACACTGGAGGTGAAAAGAAATATATAAAGTTTGTGGTAACACCTACCATAATAATTTCTTTAATCTTGTATGCTATATTAATACCTTCTTACAACTACATAGGTGCTGCTATAGCTAGAATAATTTCTGAAATAGTTCATTTTTGGTTATATGTTATTTCTACCAAAGAAGTCGGTTTAAAAAATATCTTTTCAGTAAGAAGTCTCAAATATCTGGGAATAGGACTAATTATGTTCGTAGTTTTGTTATTGTTTGGTAAATTAGTAATCATTGACTCTGCGTTAATAAAAATCATTACTTACACCACAATAGGAGGTGTGATATATTTTGGCGTAAACCTTATTACTAGAGACTATTTTGCGATGGAGGTTATTAAATTTGCTCATAGTTTGATATTTAGGAGGAGTTTATGA